The Arcobacter roscoffensis genome segment TTAGAGTTGGAATACCAAGTGTGATTAGATAAACATCCATTGGGTTTTGAGATCTTCCACCTGCATTTGCATAGTAGTGAACTTCATCGCTTAACTCTTTTGTTGCTGCAACAATAGCACCTGCAACTACTGCTCCATGACCTGAGATATATTTAGTTGTTGAGAAAAGAGAAAAATCAGCTCCAAGCTCAATAGGTCTTTGAGAGATAAATGTAGCAAGTGAGTTATCAACTGCAAATAAAGCATTGTAGTTATGTGCTAAGTTAGCTACTTTTTTTAAATCAATGATTTTAAGACCTGGGTTTGTAGGACTCTCACATAAAACTAAATCAATAGGGTTGTTTTTTAGAATCTCTTCCATAGTATCAAACTCTAAGAAGTTAGCAAAATGAACTGTAACATTATACTTTTCTTTAAATACTTTAAGAAGTCTAAATGTTCCGCCATAACAGTCAGCTTCTACTAAAATATGTGAGTTTGCTTTTAGAGTTGTTTCAAATAAAAGTGCAACAGAAGCAATACCTGTGTGTGTACATACACATCCAGCACCACTTTCTACTTCAGTGAAAAGATTTTCTAACATCTCTCTTGTTGGGTTGTCACTTCTTGTATAGTCATAAATTTTGTCACCATCTTGCTTTTTTAAATCAAATGTTCCTGTGTTATAAATAGGAAAGTGAGAAGCACCAGCTTGTTCAGCAAATGGTGCAAATTTTGCAATATGGCTTAATGATGTTTCAACATGTTTCTTCATAAGAGTCCTAATAATACTTTTTAAGGGATTATATCGAAGTTTAACTAAGAGAAAAAATTGAGTAATTTTTATTATAATTAAAAGTTATACTATTTGCTAAAAGAGGCAAAGCCTCTTTTATTTATTCGAAGTATTCTTTTACAGTTTCTTCTAATTCTTCTACACTTAAAACACCTGAGTGTCTTCCAACTTCCATACCATCTTCTAGGTATACAAGTGTAGGAACTCCAAAGGCTTTAAATCTTTTTGTTGTTGCTTTTTGTTTTGTTACGTCTACTTTATAGATGTAGATATCTTTTGGTTTAGTACTTGTAGCATATTTTGTCATGTTCTTCTCTAGAACCTTACAAGAGCCTCACCAGATTGCGTGAAAATCAACTATTACGTTTTTACCTGCTATTTTTTCATCAAAATTATCATCTGTTATCTCTTCAAATGCAAAAAGAGACGTTGATAGAAAAAATAGCATCATAAGTACTATTTTTTTCATGGTTTACCTTTTTAAATTTTTTTTAGTATAGATTTTTTTCGTTTAGTTTATGTTAAGAGTGAAACAGGACAAAATTTATCTTATATTGAGTCTTTTTTTGATAGTGTGAATTAAATACAAACAATTATAAAAGAGAAAATATATGAAATTAAATGAATTAGAAGTAAATATTGATTATTTTGAATTTGATGAGAATTTATATCAAAAATTAGATGCAACACCTGTTTTAAATCCTAAGTTAGTTTCTTTCAACAAAAAAGCTTGTGATTTAATAGATTTAGATTGTAAAGAGTGTGAAACACAAGAGTTTTTAGACTTTATGAATGGAAAGAAGCTTTTAAAAAATTCAACTCCTTATTCTATGGTATATGCAGGTCATCAGTTTGGCTATTTTGTACCACAATTAGGTGATGGAAGAGCTATAAATCTTGGAAGTGTAAACTCTTGGCACTTACAAACAAAAGGTTCAGGTCTTACAAAGTATTCACGACAAGGTGATGGAAGAGCAGTTCTTAGATCTTCTATTAGAGAATATATTATGAGTGAAGCTATGCACTCTTTAGGAATTCCAACTACAAGAGCTTTAGCTATTATAGACTCAGAATCATTTGCACATAGAGAGTGGGAAAGTGAGTCTTGCTCCATAGTTATGAGGCTTTCACCTTCTTGGATTAGAATAGGAACTTTTGAATTTTTTGCAAGAACTGATGATGCTAAAGCAAATCTAACTCAATTGGCTGATTATGTGATAAGCCAGTCATACCCTCACTTAGAAAATGAGCAAAATAAATATCAAAAGATGTTTTATGAACTAGTTGATAGAAGTAGTGAGCTTGTAGCTTATTGGCAAGCTTATGGTTTTATGCATGGAGTTTTAAATACTGATAACTTCTCTATGGCAGGTCTTACTATTGATTATGGACCTTATGCTTTTATGGATTACTTCGATAAAAACTGTATTTGTAATCACACAGATAATGAAGGGCGATACTCTTATAATAATCAACCATATGTTGCAAGATGGAATTTGATGGTTTTAGCAAATGCAATGGGCTCAATCATAGATGAAGAAAAAGCTATAGAGTATTTACACACCTTTTTACCACAGCATGAAAATGTATACTTAAATCTTATGAACAAAAGATTAGGATTAGATGGTTCTAAAAGTAGTGATAACAATGCTTCTTTAGTAAAAGAGTTATTAGGAAGTTTAGAAAGCTCACAGATGGATTATAATGTATTTTTCTACAGATTGACTAATCTTAGCAGTTTTGATGAACTAAACAGTATTACTGATATTGCTGTTTTTAGAGAGCCTTTGATAAATTGGTTTGATTCATATAAAGAAGTATGTGAGAAAGAAGAAAGTAGTTTTGAAAGTAGAAACGCTATTATGAAAAAAGTAAATCCTAAATATACTATCAAAAACTATATGCTTCAAGAAGCTATTGAAAAAGCCCATGAGGAAGATTATACTTTAGTAAATGACTTACTTAAAATTGCTCAAAATCCTTTTGATGAACATGAAGGTTTTGAGAGATATTCAAATCCTACACCACTAGAACACGCAAATTTAAAACTTAGTTGTTCTTCATAAACTAAAGCTTTTAAGCTTTAGTTTTTATATGGAAGTGAAAACTCTATTTCTACATCTGAATAAGATTTATTTTCATGATATGGAGCACATTTTTTAGCAAAAGCTAGAAAAGAGTTTTTCATATTGTAGTCCAAAATATCAATTTTTCCTTTTGCATAAATAAGGTCATTTAGAATCTCAAATCTCATAGGAACATCTTTTGTTGTTTCGTTCATTGTAAGTTTTAGATTTAAAGCTCTATCTTTTACATTTACTTTTGAAATTGAAGCTATTATTTGCTTTGAAGTTGCAAGTGAAAAAAGTGTTGAGGTGATATTATTATCTCTGTACTCGTTTTTTGAGTCAAAAGAAGCAGTTTTTATAGTAACCTTTGCACTTTTTAAAAACTCTTCTAAGTCTTTGTTTTCTTTTATCTCAACTTTTATGTCTTTAAAGGTACCAGAAACAGGAGCTTTTTCCATGGTTTTAAACCCTGTCCATTTGATTAGTAAGTCTCCATTTAGTTCATAAGCATTAAGGTTTGTAATTAATGCAAAAGCAAAAATAGATGTAAGTAGTATTTTTCTCATTTTAAGTCCTTAGTAAAATTTTTATCATATGATATAAAAGAAATACTTATAAGATTATTTAAAGGTTTTATTTGAAGTTATTTATGGATTAATTGTAATATTGACCGACCGTCGGTCGGTTAATTAAAAAAAGATTAAGACTTCTTTTAATATACTCACATTATATATTGACTGACCGTCGGTCAATCAATTATTTTTTGTTTTGTAAAAAGCTTTGAAGGAGTGAAATGAGCCCAAGAAAAGTAAATAAAGAAGAAAAAAGAAGAGAGGTTGCTCTTGCTTGTTCTGATTTAATACATGAAGTTGGAATGAAAAAAATCACTGTTGCCCAAGTTGCTAAAACAGCTGGAATTGGTAAGGGAACTGTTTATGAATATTTTGATAATAAAGATGACATAATTTTTGAAATAATTAATATCCACATTGAACAATATCTTGATAGTTTTAAAGAGAGTATAAAAACAGTTAAAAATACAAAAGATAAAATTAGACACTTTTTTAAATTTGTTTTAGATGATAGTGAAGATAATATTAAACATTTTAATGGATATAAAGAGTTTTTATCTATTGTTTTAGCAGATGAAAATAGTGCAATGAAAGAGTTTAACTGTGATACTCATGATTTCTTTAAAAATCAGTTATCAGAAATATTAGAAGAGGGTGTAAAAATTGGTGATTTAAAACCTGAATCTATTGATTTAGCTGAGAGTTTACTAATCTTTGAAAAAGGCTTAGTTTTAATGAAAATGAGTCAAAATGATCATCAAGTTCAAGAAAAATTTGAACATTTTTTAAATACACTTTTTAAGCTAATTGAGATTAAAAAATGATACCTGCAAAATACAGAAATATAGTATTTGCATTTTTTATGTCATCTATTATGAGTTTTTTAATGAGTATGATTATTACATTTATAAATTTAGGTTTAGTAGATGATTTTTTTATTAGATGGATGGAAGCTTATATAAAAGCATTTTTATTTGCTTTTCCAATCATCTTTGTTGTTGCACCATTTGTGCATAAGATTACAAATAAGTTAATTAAATAAGGAAAGATAATGATAAAAAAGATTTTAGTTACTGCTTTTTTAGGTTTAGGGCTTTTACATGCTCAAGGGCCTTCTTTAGTTGAAACAACTACATTAGTAAAAGGTGAAGTAAACCCATTACAAGAGTTTGTAGGAACATTAAAGTTTGATAATGAATCAACACTAGCTGCTCAAAATTCTGGCTTAGTAAAAAAAGTAAATTTTGAAGTTGGAGATAAAGTATCAAAAGGAAAAACATTAGTTCAAATTGATGATGATTTATTAAATGCTCAAATAAAAGCAGCAAGAGCAAATTTAAGTATTGCAAAAGATGAGCAAAGAAACTCTTCAAAAGATTATGAAAGATATAAAAAACTTTTAGAGTCAAAATCAATTACTCAAAAAGAGTATGATGATGCACTTTTAAAATCAAATTCATCAAGAAGTAATGTAAAAGCTTTAGAAGCTAAACTAAAAGAACTTACAATTCAAAGTTCTAAAAAAAGAATTAAAGCTCCTTTTTCAGGTGTAATAGTTGAAAAAAATATTAGTTTAGGTGAATGGGTAAATGCAGGAACTGCAATAGCAAAAATAGTTGATACTTCAAAAGCGGAGATTACATTTAACATTCCTTTAGAAGTTGTTGATGGTTTAAGAATGGGTGATATGTATGATGTTCAAGTTGGAAAACAAACAGTTAAAGCAAAGCTTACAGCAGTAATTCCAAATGGAGATAAATTAACAAGAACTTTTCCTGTTAAATTTAAAGCAAATGTAGAAAATAGTTTTGTATTTGATGGTCAAGAAGCAAAAGTTAGCCTTTCAAAAGATGCCATAAAACAAGCTTTAGTTTTACCAAGAGATGCAGTTATTAAAAGATTTG includes the following:
- a CDS encoding trans-sulfuration enzyme family protein, yielding MKKHVETSLSHIAKFAPFAEQAGASHFPIYNTGTFDLKKQDGDKIYDYTRSDNPTREMLENLFTEVESGAGCVCTHTGIASVALLFETTLKANSHILVEADCYGGTFRLLKVFKEKYNVTVHFANFLEFDTMEEILKNNPIDLVLCESPTNPGLKIIDLKKVANLAHNYNALFAVDNSLATFISQRPIELGADFSLFSTTKYISGHGAVVAGAIVAATKELSDEVHYYANAGGRSQNPMDVYLITLGIPTLKVRMKEHEKNSIIIAKFLEEQEYITKVTHPALESHPQHKLAKEQMDYIPGLFCADFTSLELAEKFIENTKIYGEKCSFGSPDSRVEIPAKISHASFSKEELEAIGIAEGTVRFSIGLENVEDLIEDIKQAVK
- a CDS encoding protein adenylyltransferase SelO, producing MKLNELEVNIDYFEFDENLYQKLDATPVLNPKLVSFNKKACDLIDLDCKECETQEFLDFMNGKKLLKNSTPYSMVYAGHQFGYFVPQLGDGRAINLGSVNSWHLQTKGSGLTKYSRQGDGRAVLRSSIREYIMSEAMHSLGIPTTRALAIIDSESFAHREWESESCSIVMRLSPSWIRIGTFEFFARTDDAKANLTQLADYVISQSYPHLENEQNKYQKMFYELVDRSSELVAYWQAYGFMHGVLNTDNFSMAGLTIDYGPYAFMDYFDKNCICNHTDNEGRYSYNNQPYVARWNLMVLANAMGSIIDEEKAIEYLHTFLPQHENVYLNLMNKRLGLDGSKSSDNNASLVKELLGSLESSQMDYNVFFYRLTNLSSFDELNSITDIAVFREPLINWFDSYKEVCEKEESSFESRNAIMKKVNPKYTIKNYMLQEAIEKAHEEDYTLVNDLLKIAQNPFDEHEGFERYSNPTPLEHANLKLSCSS
- a CDS encoding YceI family protein, which encodes MRKILLTSIFAFALITNLNAYELNGDLLIKWTGFKTMEKAPVSGTFKDIKVEIKENKDLEEFLKSAKVTIKTASFDSKNEYRDNNITSTLFSLATSKQIIASISKVNVKDRALNLKLTMNETTKDVPMRFEILNDLIYAKGKIDILDYNMKNSFLAFAKKCAPYHENKSYSDVEIEFSLPYKN
- a CDS encoding TetR/AcrR family transcriptional regulator, translating into MSPRKVNKEEKRREVALACSDLIHEVGMKKITVAQVAKTAGIGKGTVYEYFDNKDDIIFEIINIHIEQYLDSFKESIKTVKNTKDKIRHFFKFVLDDSEDNIKHFNGYKEFLSIVLADENSAMKEFNCDTHDFFKNQLSEILEEGVKIGDLKPESIDLAESLLIFEKGLVLMKMSQNDHQVQEKFEHFLNTLFKLIEIKK
- a CDS encoding DUF2798 domain-containing protein, which codes for MIPAKYRNIVFAFFMSSIMSFLMSMIITFINLGLVDDFFIRWMEAYIKAFLFAFPIIFVVAPFVHKITNKLIK
- a CDS encoding efflux RND transporter periplasmic adaptor subunit, encoding MIKKILVTAFLGLGLLHAQGPSLVETTTLVKGEVNPLQEFVGTLKFDNESTLAAQNSGLVKKVNFEVGDKVSKGKTLVQIDDDLLNAQIKAARANLSIAKDEQRNSSKDYERYKKLLESKSITQKEYDDALLKSNSSRSNVKALEAKLKELTIQSSKKRIKAPFSGVIVEKNISLGEWVNAGTAIAKIVDTSKAEITFNIPLEVVDGLRMGDMYDVQVGKQTVKAKLTAVIPNGDKLTRTFPVKFKANVENSFVFDGQEAKVSLSKDAIKQALVLPRDAVIKRFGQRVVFAVNEKNIAMMIPVKIVGFISNKVAIEGQGLSEGMQIVEKGNERVFPKSPVKIINKK